tgctgatatattttcaatataataggcgcgaaatattttcacatttgtggtttttaatgtttccctCTCATTTTGTCTTGAATGAAGGTAATAAGAAGCCGACAAGGTGGAAGGATTTCTCGAAGAAGACCAAGGCTAGTATTATTTTGGGATCGATCGGCCTGGCTCTGGGCAAGTTAAACCTACTTTCGTCTTTGACATCTCTCCTGATTGCGGAAGACACGACCACGACATCGACTACATCCTCGACGTCGACATCGACATCGACCAGCACTTCTACGACATCGACGACATCGACAACCTCGACGACATCAACGACATCGACGACATCGACGACAACGACTCCGAGTACGACGACAACGTCGACAACGACTCCGAGTACGACGACAATGTCGACAACCACAACGACAATAAAGCCAGGTAATGAACTCGCTGTTTGTATTTGACGGCGTCAGTTGATTGGCTGTTTAGGTGACAGGTTACTACGctgtttcaaaataattaaaacaaaagaatatcgataattaatattttacattttaataCTATGGTACTTTAATCaagtttaattttgttttgtattgatCGCcacagtggcgtgcactactGACACATCGACATCGCTAACTGGAACGTTCAAAACAATCCGGAATCCTGGCACTCAGGTGGAACAGTGTCTGGCCATTACCGTACCTACCGGTAGCAAAATCCAAATTACTTGCACGTCCGTCTATTCCACAGCCGGAACTTACGCTATGGTAATTAACGCGatttaatattttagcaataatTTAGAAATATTTAACGCATTGAAAAATATAGGCCTAGCTAATTGCTATGTTGATATATCTATCGCAGTTTTACAGTTTAAGTGGAACTGCGTTAATCGTGGACGGGCCGGCCGCAGCCGTAACGTACACTTCCATTGACAATACGCTGACTATCATATCCCTGGCTAGTAGTGCTAATGCTGATCAACTTTGCTGCAATTGGGTTACAATTTAGATTAGCCtacaaactatttttttcgccttttggTGTATAGAAAAATTGATaattaaaaggaaataaaaaatctataTTATCGCCATATCAAACCACATGAATACATATAAAGTCCTCATCTAAAacacagaaaaagaaggaaaactaTTTAAAAGTGTACATATAGCGATGCGGTTTTACCGCTGGCAATCAATGCAATGGCCGCCTCTTCGTGCTGCGGTCAGTTTCTAATACGGAGGATGATAGATCAGCAATAGCAGGCTAATATAGAtcgctttatttcgttttCCTATTCCCAAGTTGATTTCTCCCGTTTACGACACAGCAGGGAAATCTATTTCCAACACTAAACCATGAGAGTTCAGATAAACCGCACGGTAAATACGATAAACACCATTCAAGACTAGCGATCACATCTCACGGACTAAACTAGTTGTAATAAACCATTACATAATGGAATATACAGACTTATTGTATCAAAAGAATTATTTAAGGATCTCGTTCGCCCAGCCACAGCATTGATCAGCCGCCTCAATCTTGAAGTTGGCACTTTTTGCGACTTTTTGGCAATTTCTTGATAACAGCAGgctaaacaaaatgtttttctgtTATATTGTTATGGCTATCGTTCACCTTGTGCTCAATGCTATAGTACGGTTCAACTGGGCACCTTGTGTACAGTACTTAAGATGCGGATTTTGATCGCGTGGGCCGAGACTGGGGCGCTGGAGTGCGGCGACGCCGTATAAAAACAAGGGAGCGAATGAATAGCCGAATAACCACCGCAAAAAGGGGAGGAAACGTTTCATTTCATTAAGAAACGCATTATACCCAACGTACCCTATGTTTGCCAGCTGTGTTTGCCGGACCTGGAGGCTTCGTCGAAAAGAAGTTTCTTCCCATCAGCCAGACGGACATCACGGAATGCCCAGCCCAGCATGGAATTTACGATAATATTGACACACacgttatgtgtgtgtgttctatTTACCCCATGGGCTTTTTATAAAGTATTTGACGTTGATTGTTTGATTCTAAAATATCTCTGCGCTATTGAGTTGAGAAACGAAACATTTCCCATGCTGATATGGCTTTCTCCATTTTCAACACAGTTGGACATCAGCACGCACTGTGGGACTCTACCATCCTACGCGTTGTTAAATGTGTATTAGTCCTATGTATAGATACAGGAGTGAGCGAGTTGGTTGTTTACCACAGCAGACGTTCACGAATGCATAATAATCATACATGCGGCCTTATTTTACTTATCACGTCTATATCATTAATTATGAAGGGACATAGGATAATGTTGGGAATATACACATGCCCGTTACGCTGCACGAAAGTGGGAATTTCGTAATATTCCATATGGCAATGATGCGAGGATACAAAGAGTTCCGTCTCATAACGTCCTCTTTTCTTACATAATACATACCGAAAGAAACATCTGCCGTTCTGTTTCCCGGAACTGCTGATCTCCTCTGATGTAAGGCGACGCAACCATATTTGGATTCAGTCACGTTCCTCGACGTCGCCGGTAAGCAACCCGAAAGGGgcaggcaacaacaacaataagagCCCGGTTATACTGCGTTGTTTTATAATACGCCGTGCTGATTTAACAATCGACATTTTGCAAGGCGGCATATTATACATCGCTATTCCATTCAACACTACGTACGGAcgtgtttatttatttcacgTGAAAAGTGGCGATGGGAAATTTCATGAACAGGAACCGTCGCATTCTTGTCCTCACTGCCATGGTACGAATCAATTCCCTCTCCTTGTTATTCCGTCTCATTTATGTCATATTTCAGATCGTCATTTGCGGAATAGGCCTACCACTGTGACGTTAATTTGTTGATTCGTAATTAAAAGGTTCTGTTGCCTAGTTTACTGGTGTCGTCGCTGTGGATGACCAGCAATAAGCGACAGAAAAATGTTCAGAGGATAAATGATGTCAACAGAGTGGCAGACGACAAAAGAAAGCCTGAAAAACAAATCGCGAGACAAATCGTTTACTTAAATCGCCTACGTGAAAAGGCAGCAAATATCCGCGTCCCCAGCCAAAAGAGTCGATACGGAAGCTCCTCATATTCGCAGCTGCAAGTCATTAAAGACCCATCAGTTTACCAAGTCGGTTCTTACGAGGCCGATTACTATTCCAATCAAGCCGATCCTCATCTCTTATACCCTGAGGATATGCCTTATCTGGAATGCAATAAAGGTTCGATTTAATAAATAGTCTGTAGGATCGAAAggcaacaatttgtttcattcGGGCCttattttctctgtttttgtGATGGGTCTCCGTCTTgaaggcaagaagaagaaggttttgAAGGCCAGTCTCATTTTGGGGTCGGTCGGGTTAGTTCTCGGCAAATTAGGCCTCATCTCTATATCATCCCTTCTGGTTGTCGAGAACACGACTACAACCTCAACATCGACATCCACGTCGACGTCAACAACGTCAACAACAACTTCAATGACATCTACCACTTCTACCACTTCAACAACGTCGACGACATCGACGACGACAtcaacgacaacgacgacaatGATGGCTAGTAATAgcctaaaaacaacaaaataaaccagGATTTTAGAGtgtattttttcctttgtttttgaTCGCCACAGTGACTTGTAGTACTAACACAACGGCTCCAACGGGAAGCTACAAAACAGTCCGCAATCCTGGCATCCAGGTGGAACAGTGTCTGTCCATCACTGTACCTGCCGGTAGCCGAGTCAAAATGATTTGCACGTCCGTCTACACGGTAGGTGGAACTTACGTTACGGTAAGAGAGTAAGAGACATAAGTTACTTTTAGCCTTCACGCTAAATAGTTTACAGGATCAAATTCAACTGTAATTACAACTTTGACTCGCAGATCCTCGATCAGAGCGGAACTTCAATCATTGCGAACCCGCCCACCGTCAATGTGGCGTACACTTCGGCGGACAACACGATGCTGATCAAATCCCTTGCCAGTAGCGCTAATTCTGACACACTTTGCTGCACTTGGTCTACAACGTAGAAATGctaaacatatttttacagACGCGAcagttctatttttttacgaagaattaaaaaaagtacTGTAAGTAACTTtcgtaataataattgaaaatttttggttGATTTGTTATGAAATGTAACGGTTATAtgttataataattattctCAACTGCCATATATACGTATAATGAGTTTATATAGTACAacggaaatatttaaaaaaccttgCATTCgtgcttaaaaataaaatcttatcTTATGTATAGCTTATCTACTAGTATATGTTTTAAACCCCCCACCCCATAAAAAAAGCTGGAATTAATCATTTGTGAATATATAAATAGCTTATCTTGCATTCACATTTGCTGGAAGTTTGGAACAATAAATTAcacaaaacgaaatttttattacagcagcagccgtaTATCTGTTTCTTTTGGCAACACAAAAAGGGCTATAATTCCAACAAATGTCGTTGCAACATTCAAGATGATGATTACAATAACACGcacgtcttttttttcaataaatcaTGGTTTCTATCAAGCCGTCTTTATTCCTTTTGTGTATTACACTGGACAGCAGCAAATAACGGTTGCTGTGCATTTTGTTACTTAAGATGCGCCTAAAAAATAGTCTGGTGCGTGTACTATATACCAGACATTACTGGAATTTACGACATCGGTTGGGTTGCTTGGGTACGACGACGTAATATAAAAAGCGAAATAACGACTGAATAATAGACGAAAAACCAGTAGTGTGAAACGTTACATTTCATTAAGAAAACCTATTATGTGTGTGAGTAATACCCTGCTGAGTTTGTTTTTCCTATATTGCATGCTGCTTCTCTTTTGTTGCATGGCGGACGCTATGCTGGACACGGGCTATATTGAATAGTATAATAGAAATTTCGACGAACGGAATAACCGCATAGGAAACATTTCATTCTATTAAGAAAGCCAGTGATGTGTTTACTAACATTGAACGTCCACGCCCCCCCCCCGTCCCTCCCTCACACCTTGCCAAATGTTTTCAATTGAGTTGGTGCAAATGATTATACATTTGTGTCGTTACATCCAACGCCATATACATAAATACGCCACAACATATTAAGTATTTACATATAGAGGTTTCTTCGTGTAAGATTAATAGCAAAAATAATATCCAAATCGTAAACGGTTTATTTGTTATAGATTTCATTACATTCGCCGCATCGTTATTCTATTAGTGAGCGGGAAGATGTAAAAGCCACGGCATGCCGTCCGGTATTTTATATGAGGCACGGATTCAAATGGTGGCGGGAGGAGATCTTGATTAGGCCTACCAATCCCGTTCGAGAAATTTGATTTACCGAGGTTCATGAAGCCACAGCAAAATCTTCGGGCACAAAGTCCACAGTT
Above is a genomic segment from Daphnia pulicaria isolate SC F1-1A chromosome 8, SC_F0-13Bv2, whole genome shotgun sequence containing:
- the LOC124310742 gene encoding cell wall protein DAN4-like, which encodes MRPSRYGTAYSDQQVDKPAANSEYSYDVELSYNENDVDSYYPEESPVDCNKKPTRWKDFSKKTKASIILGSIGLALGKLNLLSSLTSLLIAEDTTTTSTTSSTSTSTSTSTSTTSTTSTTSTTSTTSTTSTTTTPSTTTTSTTTPSTTTMSTTTTTIKPVACTTDTSTSLTGTFKTIRNPGTQVEQCLAITVPTGSKIQITCTSVYSTAGTYAMFYSLSGTALIVDGPAAAVTYTSIDNTLTIISLASSANADQLCCNWVTI
- the LOC124310743 gene encoding cell wall integrity and stress response component 3-like; the protein is MGNFMNRNRRILVLTAMVLLPSLLVSSLWMTSNKRQKNVQRINDVNRVADDKRKPEKQIARQIVYLNRLREKAANIRVPSQKSRYGSSSYSQLQVIKDPSVYQVGSYEADYYSNQADPHLLYPEDMPYLECNKGKKKKVLKASLILGSVGLVLGKLGLISISSLLVVENTTTTSTSTSTSTSTTSTTTSMTSTTSTTSTTSTTSTTTSTTTTTMMAMTCSTNTTAPTGSYKTVRNPGIQVEQCLSITVPAGSRVKMICTSVYTVGGTYVTILDQSGTSIIANPPTVNVAYTSADNTMLIKSLASSANSDTLCCTWSTT